From Slackia heliotrinireducens DSM 20476:
GCGCGTTCGCGGGCCAAATCCTCAGCAATGTCGACCTTTTCACAACCGCCGTAGTAGCGCTTGCCTGGATATCCTTCAGCATACTTGTTGGTCATGACGCTGCCCATGGCCTCCAAAACCGACGTGCTGGTGAAGTTCTCAGACGCAATCAGCTCGATGGTGTTGCGCTGACGGTCCAGTTCCGCCTGAAGTGCACCGGCTATTTCGGGGTCTGATTGACTGAGATACTGAAGAGTCATGCGCGGTTCCTTTCCCTATATACGTCGTGCACGAAGCTTATCGTGCGTCAAGTGCCATGATTTTCTCAACACGCCCGGCGTGGCGACCACCGCCGAATTCCGTCGTGAGGAACACATCAAGAATTTCCTTGTTGGTGTCCACGTCGACGAAACGACCCGAAAGGGTGATGACGTTGGCATCGTTGTGCTCGCGGCACAGGGCTGCGAACTGCGGCGTGATGATATTTGCGGCGCGGACGCCTGCAACCTTGTCAGCTGCGAGCGCCATGCCGATACCGGTGCCGCACACAAGCACCCCGCGCTCAACCGTACCATCTGCCACGTCGTTGGCCACGGGAACGGCGTAATCGGGGTAATCGACACGGTCATCGGAATTCGGACCCCGGTCTATGACCTCGTGTCCTGCGGATTCAAGATATGCACGGAGCAGTTCCTTCTGCTCGAAACCTGCATGGTCGCTTGCAATGGACAGTTTCATGCGCTTTACCTCCTGCGCTTGCGGCGTTCACCCGATAACGGCGGCTGCCATTTTACGACACAACAATACGAAACGCAGTCAATTCCATCGGCTTCTATCAAAGCGTCTTATTTAACTTCGTTGAAACACGGGCGACCGCATCGTGCCATCCGTCAAGATGGGCTTTGCGACTCTCCTCATCCATATGGGAAACGAACCGGTCGTCCGTCTCGCGCAGCGAACGGACCGCGCCGAGGTCTTTCCAGAACCCCGTGTTCAGGCCCGCCAGCAATGCCGCACCGAACGCCGTGCTCTCGATGACCTGCGGACGGTTGATCTGCGCGTCCAGGATGTCGGCCTGGAACTGCATGAGGAAGTTGTTGCGGCACGCGCCGCCGTCCACGTTGAGATGCTTGATGGGGATGCCCGAGTCGGCCTCCATGGTGCGGACCACGTCCGCCGCCTGATAGGCCAAAGCCTCCAACGCCGCGCGGGCGATGTGGGCGCGACCGGCGCCACGGGTCAACCCCAGGATTGCACCGCGGGCCTGCGCATCCCAATAGGGGGCGCCCAACCCGGTGAATGCCGGCACCACATAGACGCCGGCGCAGTTCTCCACGCTGTTGGCCAGGCCTTCCGTTTCGGCCGCATCGGAGATGATGCCCAGCTCGTCGCGGAGCCACTGGATGAGGGCGCCCGCCACGAACACGCTTCCCTCAAGGGCGTATTCGATGCCCTCGGCCCCTGGAGCGCTTGCCGCAATGGTGGTGACCAGGCCGTTTTTAGAAGCAACGGCCTCGGTTCCCGTGTTCATCAGGAGGAAGCACCCGGTGCCGTAGGTGTTCTTGGTCTGGCCCGGCTCGAAGCAGCACTGGCCGAACAGGGCCGCCTGTTGGTCACCGGCCACGCCGCGGATGGGGATGCCTTCGGGCAGGCCCGCGCGGGATGTGACCCCGAAATCCGCCGACGACGGCAGCACCTCGGGCAGCATGGCACGGGGCACGCCGAACAGTTTCAGCAGATCGTCGTCCCAATCGCCCTTATGGATGTCGAACAGCATGGTGCGGCTGGCGTTGGTGCGGTCGGTCGCATGCACCTTGCCGTCGGTCAGCTGCCAGATGAGCCACGTGTCCACGGTCCCGAACGCCAGCTCGCCCGCTTCGGCACGCTGACGGGCACCAGGCACGCTGTCCAGGATCCATTTGATCTTGCTTGCCGAGAAGTACGCATCGGGCACGAGGCCGGTTTTCGCCGTGATGTCGGCTGCGACCTGCGGATCGGAGCACAGCTCGTCGATGATGCCGGCCGTGCGGCGGCACTGCCATACGATGGCGTTGGCGACGGGCTCCCCCGTGGTGCGGTCCCACACGACGGTGGTCTCGCGCTGGTTGGTGATGCCGATGGAGTCTATCTCGTCGGGCGTGGCGCCGGCGGCGATCAGGGCTTCGGCCATGACACCCAGTTGCGTGGATGCGATTTCCATCGGGTCGTGCTCGACCCAGCCCGGCTGCGGGTAGATCTGCGTGAAGGGATGCTGAGCGACGCCGCAGATGACACCCTGTTTGTCGAAGAGGATCGCGCGGGACGACGTGGTGCCCTGGTCGAGGGACATGACGTACTTTTTAGGCATGGGATTCCTCGTTTCTCTCAACACCGTCGTTACAAGCCGCGCCTGGTCAGCCAGGTGAGGACATCGTCGAAAACGCGCTGGTGGTCGTCTTCGTTCAGAATCTCGTGGCGCATGCTGCGATACAGCGACACGTCAACCACGTGGATGCCGGATTTCTGATACAGCTCGACGGCCTTCATGACGCCTTCGCCGTTGTCACCCACCGGGTCCTCCGCGCCCGCGATAAAGAGAACGGGCAAGGTCTTCGGTATGTTGGCCGCAGCCTTCGGGTCGGCGGCGATGCTCGTCAACCCAAGCAGAGCTTTGTATCCGCCCAGCGTGAACATGACGCCGCACAGCGGATCCTCAATATATTTGTCCACGTTCGCTTCGCTATAGGAAAGCCAGTCCAACGGCGTGCGCGCGTTCTTGACGGCCTTGGAGTATGCGCCCGTGACCATGCCGTCGACCAGCTCGCTTTTAGCCGTCTCGCCATGCAGCTTGATAAGGAGGTTGACCAGTGCGGTGCCGCCCTTCGACACGACAGGCGGCGTGAAACCGACGCCGCAGATGATGGCGGCTGCCAACCCGTCGGCATGACGCGTCAGGTACGCCTGGGTCATGAAGGCCCCCATCGAGTGGCCGAACAGGACGTACGGCACGCCTGCAAAGCGCTCCTGCATAAGGCCGCGCAGGCCATGGACGTCTTCGATCAGCGTGTCGGTTCCGTTCGGGTTACAGGAGATGTGACTCAGCGATTCCGGCGTCGCCACGCTTTTGCCATGACCCACATGGTCGTTTCCGCAGACGGCGAAACCGTGTTCGACAAGAAAACCTGCGAACTCGGTGTACCTTTCGATGTATTCCTCCATGCCGTGGGCGATCTGGATGACGCCGCGCAAGGGCTTCTCGTCGGTGTCGGGCTCCCAGACAACGGCATGCACGGTGGTTTTGCCGTCGTGGCTCGGATACGTAAGGTCGGATGTCTTCATACATTCCCCTTTCGTCTGCATCGGGATGATTATAGCCCCATTGGGGGCCGAACGCGCGAAGCGGACGCCTTACGTTCGGCGGCTTTTTGGAGACAGGTCACCACAGCCCGGTCAGTACGACCGCGGCGAAAGCCATGCCGATATAGGGAGCGAAGGGAAAATCCCGCGCCGGAGGCGGCGCCCTTTTGATGCGCGCCACGGCGCAGCGGACGACCTGCGCGGCCAAAGCCAGGATGCAGGCCCCCGCAAGGCAAGCGAAAACCCCGTAGAACCCCAGGTACAGCCCGAGCACGGCGAGCAGCTTCACGTCTCCCCCTCCGATGGCGGGCGACCCGGTCGCAGCCGTCATGGACCCGCCGCTTGCCAGCAGCACCGCGGCGACCGATGCGGCTGCGACAAACGACTGCGCCACGCCCGCGCGCATAGACCCCGAAGCCATGGCGGAAAACGGAAGCGGTCCGGAAGGTTCCCAAGATGCGCCGCCCCCGACCAGGCAGAGCAGCATTGCTGTTGCCGCCCACAGAACCGCAAGCGACAGGGTGAGCTTGTTGGGGATGTTGCGCGTGCGCATGTCGACGATGGCGATTCGCACAAGAAGCGCGACCGCACACGCCCAGGCCGTTGCGGAAACCACGGCCGAAAGAGGAAGCGGATATGCCAAGACAACAATCATCATGGCGACTACGCTACGGCACGAACCTTGCCGAACTGTATGTAAAGTTTGCATCGAAACGCGGCCAAAACCTGAACCGGATTCGACCCGACCCTGATTTTCTCCTGATTTGCCTGGTCAGAAGCGCGCTTATTCCTTATCTGCCCGTATGCGGGGCAGCAAGACTTGTGGCCAGATTGAAGACGCTACAGCAGAGCCGCGAAATCGGCGGCCGTTATGGCTCCGACGCGGATGATTTCCGGATGGTCGCCGGTGCAATCCGCAACCGTGGAGGAAACGCCGCTCCGAGGCACGTTGTCGCCCAATGCTGCAGATACACGGCTCAGGACGGCGGGGTCGATTTCGGAAAAACGGCGAGGCGGCTTGTGGCCCTGAAGGTTCGCACTGGACGTGGCCAAAGGGAATCCGCAACGGCGGATAAGCTCCAACGCGGTGTCGTCGTCGGGCATGCGCAGGGCGATGGTGCCGTCCGGACCGCAGAATGCTTTGGGGACGGTGCTTGCCGCGCGCACGATGAGCGTCAGAGGACCGGGCCAAAACACCCGCGCCATGGTCTGGGCGAATTCGGGAACGTCCTGCCCGTACAGCAGAAGCGACGAATGCTGTCCCACCAGCCACGGAATGGCCTTGCCGGCGTCGCGTTCTTTAATGTCGTAAATCGCCTGCGGCGTTTGGGCCAACCCCACAGCCAAGCCGATGCCATACACCGTATCGGTCGGAAAAATGATCGGCCGCCCCACGTTGAGCGCCGCGAGGGCATCGTCAAAAGAGCTCGTCTCAAGTGCCTCGGCCATTCGATCCTCGATTCAACTGGGTTTGAAGCTTGGACCCACGAGTCTAGCACAGGGGTGTGGAAAACAAAGGCGCGGCAGGTCACAGACCGGTAACGGTTAGGGAAGCATGGCCTTGATGCCGATAATCACCAACACGATGCCGCCGACGACCTCGGCACGTTCGCCCAGCACCGTTCCGAACCGGCGCCCTACGACGAGGGCCACGATGCACAGCGCAAACGTGGTCAAGGCGATGATTGAAGCCGCCGAAACGATGGACACCGCCTCGGCACGCAAGGTGACGCCGACAGCGAAGGCATCGATGCTGGTGGCTATGGCCTGCATGACCACGGCAGGCAGCGTGATGACGCCGCTTTCGACGCCCATTCCACCATCGCCTCCGTCTCGCAGCGTCTGCACGCCTTCTTTAATCATGTTGCCGCCGATGAAGCCCAGAATGATGAGGGCGACGATGCCCGAATAGCGCTCGATGACGGCTCCGAACGCGCTGCCGAGTATGTAGCCCAACACCGGCATGAGCCCCTGGAACAGGCCGAACGCCACAGGCAGCATAAGCTGGCGGGCGCGGGTCATTGCCGGATACGCGAACATGTCCGAAATGGTGACGGCGAAGGCATCCATCGAAAGCGCCACGCCGATGAGTACGACCTCGACGATTCCCATCCGCTAGCCCTCCGCACCTTCGGCCAGGCTGCGCAGCATTTCGATTTCGGCGGCGTAACCGGGCAATTCGTTCGGCGTTTCCAGAATGAACGGCAGGTCGCGCAGAGCCGGGTGCCGGACGATGCGCGCAAACGCCTCGAGTCCGATGTGCCCGTTGCCGATGGTTTCGTGGCGGTCCTTGTGCGATCCGCAGGGGTTCTTGCTGTCGTTGATGTGCACCGCCCGCAGCCGGTCGAGCCCCACGACGCGGTCGAATTCGTCCAACACGCCGTCAAGGTCGTTCACGATGTCGTACCCGCCGTCGAACACATGGCAGGTGTCGAAGCATACCCCCAGGTGGGATTCGAGCTCCACCCGCTCGATGATGGCCGCCAGCTCCTCGAAGGTGCGGCCCACTTCGCTCCCTTTGCCGGACATGGTCTCGAGCAGCACCGTGGTGGTCTGCTCCGGCCGCAGCACCTGGTTGAGCAGGTCTGCGATCATCTCGATGGCCGCTTCGGACCCCTGCCCCACATGGCTGCCCGGATGGAAGTTGTAGTAGCTGTTCGGCACGGATTCCATGCGGACCAGGTCGTCAGCCATGGCCTGAAGCGCAAATTCGCGGGTTCGTTCCTTATCCGAGCAGGGATTCAGCGTGTACGGAGCATGGGCTACAAGCGGCGCGAACCCATGTTGGGCCATGTGGTCGCAAAGGGCTTGCGCGTCGGCGGGATTGATAGCCTTCGCGCTTCCGCCCCGCGGGTTGCGGGTGAAGAACGCAAACGTATCCGCGCCGATTTCGGTGGCCGTCTTCCCCATGGCCAAAAAGCCCGAAGACGACGACAAATGACAACCGATATGGAGCATGCCCACCCTTTCGAACTGCAAATCAACGAACCTAACGGCTTGTCAACGCCCTTTCGACGCACGGATTACATCGGGCGGACCAGCTCTCGCGTTCGGCATAGTGTATGGCATACTTGCATCGTCGAGAAAGGCATACC
This genomic window contains:
- the rpiB gene encoding ribose 5-phosphate isomerase B, whose amino-acid sequence is MKLSIASDHAGFEQKELLRAYLESAGHEVIDRGPNSDDRVDYPDYAVPVANDVADGTVERGVLVCGTGIGMALAADKVAGVRAANIITPQFAALCREHNDANVITLSGRFVDVDTNKEILDVFLTTEFGGGRHAGRVEKIMALDAR
- the glpK gene encoding glycerol kinase GlpK, whose protein sequence is MPKKYVMSLDQGTTSSRAILFDKQGVICGVAQHPFTQIYPQPGWVEHDPMEIASTQLGVMAEALIAAGATPDEIDSIGITNQRETTVVWDRTTGEPVANAIVWQCRRTAGIIDELCSDPQVAADITAKTGLVPDAYFSASKIKWILDSVPGARQRAEAGELAFGTVDTWLIWQLTDGKVHATDRTNASRTMLFDIHKGDWDDDLLKLFGVPRAMLPEVLPSSADFGVTSRAGLPEGIPIRGVAGDQQAALFGQCCFEPGQTKNTYGTGCFLLMNTGTEAVASKNGLVTTIAASAPGAEGIEYALEGSVFVAGALIQWLRDELGIISDAAETEGLANSVENCAGVYVVPAFTGLGAPYWDAQARGAILGLTRGAGRAHIARAALEALAYQAADVVRTMEADSGIPIKHLNVDGGACRNNFLMQFQADILDAQINRPQVIESTAFGAALLAGLNTGFWKDLGAVRSLRETDDRFVSHMDEESRKAHLDGWHDAVARVSTKLNKTL
- a CDS encoding alpha/beta fold hydrolase — its product is MKTSDLTYPSHDGKTTVHAVVWEPDTDEKPLRGVIQIAHGMEEYIERYTEFAGFLVEHGFAVCGNDHVGHGKSVATPESLSHISCNPNGTDTLIEDVHGLRGLMQERFAGVPYVLFGHSMGAFMTQAYLTRHADGLAAAIICGVGFTPPVVSKGGTALVNLLIKLHGETAKSELVDGMVTGAYSKAVKNARTPLDWLSYSEANVDKYIEDPLCGVMFTLGGYKALLGLTSIAADPKAAANIPKTLPVLFIAGAEDPVGDNGEGVMKAVELYQKSGIHVVDVSLYRSMRHEILNEDDHQRVFDDVLTWLTRRGL
- a CDS encoding prepilin peptidase, giving the protein MMIVVLAYPLPLSAVVSATAWACAVALLVRIAIVDMRTRNIPNKLTLSLAVLWAATAMLLCLVGGGASWEPSGPLPFSAMASGSMRAGVAQSFVAAASVAAVLLASGGSMTAATGSPAIGGGDVKLLAVLGLYLGFYGVFACLAGACILALAAQVVRCAVARIKRAPPPARDFPFAPYIGMAFAAVVLTGLW
- a CDS encoding L-threonylcarbamoyladenylate synthase, giving the protein MAEALETSSFDDALAALNVGRPIIFPTDTVYGIGLAVGLAQTPQAIYDIKERDAGKAIPWLVGQHSSLLLYGQDVPEFAQTMARVFWPGPLTLIVRAASTVPKAFCGPDGTIALRMPDDDTALELIRRCGFPLATSSANLQGHKPPRRFSEIDPAVLSRVSAALGDNVPRSGVSSTVADCTGDHPEIIRVGAITAADFAALL
- a CDS encoding manganese efflux pump MntP family protein encodes the protein MGIVEVVLIGVALSMDAFAVTISDMFAYPAMTRARQLMLPVAFGLFQGLMPVLGYILGSAFGAVIERYSGIVALIILGFIGGNMIKEGVQTLRDGGDGGMGVESGVITLPAVVMQAIATSIDAFAVGVTLRAEAVSIVSAASIIALTTFALCIVALVVGRRFGTVLGERAEVVGGIVLVIIGIKAMLP
- a CDS encoding deoxyribonuclease IV, with the protein product MLHIGCHLSSSSGFLAMGKTATEIGADTFAFFTRNPRGGSAKAINPADAQALCDHMAQHGFAPLVAHAPYTLNPCSDKERTREFALQAMADDLVRMESVPNSYYNFHPGSHVGQGSEAAIEMIADLLNQVLRPEQTTTVLLETMSGKGSEVGRTFEELAAIIERVELESHLGVCFDTCHVFDGGYDIVNDLDGVLDEFDRVVGLDRLRAVHINDSKNPCGSHKDRHETIGNGHIGLEAFARIVRHPALRDLPFILETPNELPGYAAEIEMLRSLAEGAEG